In the genome of Longimicrobium sp., the window GACTTCGGCAAGCACATCATTCCGTTCGCCATCCAGGAGCGGAAGGTGGTGTCGTACCCGTTCAAGGGATACTGGAACGACATCGGCACCGTGCGGTCGTTCTTCGACACCAACCTGATGCTCACCGATCCGCAGCCGGCGTTCAACCTTTTCGACGAGCAGATGCCGCTGTACACCAACGCGCGCCTGCTTCCCCCGGCCAAGGTCACCCGCTCGCGGATCGACGCGTCCATCATCGGCGAGGCGTCGGTGATCATCGACAGCGACATCACGCAGTCGGTGATCGGCATCCGCTCGTACCTGGGCGCGCGCACCCGCGTCCACCGCACGGTGATGATGGGTGCCGACTACTACCGCTGGGAGGACCCCGGAAGCCGCAACCGCGTGGAGGGGCCGCCGCGCCCGGGGGTGGACGAGGACTCGGTCGTCCAGGGCGCCATCATCGACAAGAACGCGTCCATCGGCAGGAACTGCGTGATCACCAACGTCGCGGGGGTGGTGGAGGGCGAGGGGCCGGGCTTCTACATCCGCGACGGCGTGGTGGTGATCGTCAAGAACGCCGAGATCCCGGACGGCACCATCATATGAGCGCGCGCGCCCTGCGCATCGCGCAGCTCACCAACGAGTACCCGCCGCACGTGTACGGCGGCGCCGGCGTGCACGTGGAGTACCTGGCCCGCGAGCTGGCCTGCGCCGAGGGCGGCGCCCACCAGGTGCAGGTGCTGTCCTTCGGCGAGCAGCGGCAGGAGGAGGGCAACCTGCGCGTGCAGGGCGTCGCGCCCGCCCTTCGCCTCTCCACGCGCGACCCGCGGCACGAGCGGCTGCTGGATGCGCTGCTCCGCGACCTGGCCATGGCGGGCGCGGTGGATGCGCCCGACGTGGTGCATTGCCACACCTGGTACTCGCACCTGGCCGGATGCCTGGCGCGGCCGCTGACGGGCGCGCGGCTGGTGCTGACCACCCACTCGCTGGAGCCGCACCGGCCCTGGAAGGTGGAGCAGCTGGGCACGGCGTACGATGCCACCACGTGGATCGAGCGCACCGCCTACCGCAACGCCGACGGGGTGATCGCCGTTTCGCGCGCGATGAAGGACGACGTGCAGGCGCTGTACGGCGTCGATCCCCAGCGCGTGCGGGTGATCTACAACGGCATCGATCCCGACGAGTACCAGCCGCGCCTGGATCCCGACGGGCTGCGTGCGCTCGGCATCGATCCGGATCTCCCGATCGTCCTCTTCGTCGGGCGCATCACGCGGCAGAAGGGAATCCTCCATCTCGTCCGCGCCATCCGGCACCTGCGCCCCGGCGTGCAGGTGGTGCTGTGCGCCGGCGCCCCCGACACGGAGGAGATCGGCCGCGAGATGGCGGCGCTCGTGGACGAGGTGAAGCGCGACGCCCCGGTGCCGGTGGTGTGGATCAGCGAGATGCTTTCCAAGGACCGCATCATCCCGCTGTACTCGCACGCGGCCGTCTTCGTCTGCCCGTCTGTCTACGAGCCGTTCGGCATCATCAACCTCGAGGCGATGGCGTGCGAAACACCGGTCGTCGCCTCGGCCGTCGGCGGCATCCCGGAGATCGTGGTGCCGGGGGAGACGGGGACGCTCGTGGCGTTCGAGGCGGAGGGCGGCGGATCGGCGGAGCCCCGCGACCCGGAGGCGTTCTCGCTGGCGCTCGCGACCGCGGTCAACGAGCTGATGGATGCGCCGGACCGGCGGGCGGCGATGGGGCGCGCCGGGCGCGAGCGCGTGCTGGCCCAGTTCAGCTGGCGCGCCATCGCCGGGCAGACGCTGGAGTTCTACCGCGAGCTGCTGGAGATGCCCGGGCGCGCGGAGCCCTGACGTTCGCTCAGGGCAGCACCCCGCTCGGCGGCTCCTCGCGCCGCCCCGTGTGCGGGTTCGGCAGCTGCAGCGTCTCGGCGGCGATGGCGGCCATGTTCTCGTTCACTCCGAAGGCGCCGAACGCGTAGCGGATGATGGCGAGCGCCAGTTCCCGCTCGCCCATCACCGCCCGGCCCACGCCCCGCCGTTCCAGGTGCGCCCGCTCCTCGTCGCTGTGCGTGCGGACGACGGTGTCGATGCCGGGGTTCACCTTGCCCGCGTGGTCTAGGATCAGCCGCGCCTGGAAGGCATCCGGCGCGGAGACGACCAGAAGGCGCGCCCGCTCCAGCCGCGCGTGGTGAAGGATGCCGGGGCGAGTCGCGTCTCCGAACAGGGCAGGCATCCCCCGCGCACGCAGTGCCTCTACCTCGCCCCGGTTCTGCTCCACCACCACGTATGGGATGCCCTGCCGCTCCAGCGCGCGGGCCACCGGCGCGCCCACCCGGCCATGCCCGATCAGCACCACGTGGTCGCGCAGCGCCGCCTCGTCCACCCCGGCCGGCAGCTCGCCCAGGTCGCCCGCGGGCCGCTCCAGCAGGTCGGTGA includes:
- the glgA gene encoding glycogen synthase, translating into MSARALRIAQLTNEYPPHVYGGAGVHVEYLARELACAEGGAHQVQVLSFGEQRQEEGNLRVQGVAPALRLSTRDPRHERLLDALLRDLAMAGAVDAPDVVHCHTWYSHLAGCLARPLTGARLVLTTHSLEPHRPWKVEQLGTAYDATTWIERTAYRNADGVIAVSRAMKDDVQALYGVDPQRVRVIYNGIDPDEYQPRLDPDGLRALGIDPDLPIVLFVGRITRQKGILHLVRAIRHLRPGVQVVLCAGAPDTEEIGREMAALVDEVKRDAPVPVVWISEMLSKDRIIPLYSHAAVFVCPSVYEPFGIINLEAMACETPVVASAVGGIPEIVVPGETGTLVAFEAEGGGSAEPRDPEAFSLALATAVNELMDAPDRRAAMGRAGRERVLAQFSWRAIAGQTLEFYRELLEMPGRAEP